A window of Campylobacter cuniculorum DSM 23162 = LMG 24588 contains these coding sequences:
- the ciaI gene encoding intracellular survival protein CiaI, whose translation MQIDASKNQNFGMDYTTKSGKHLSFSMFDKQNVSYNKNEEGQSLSLRRQYGFSFTYEGSQLTQEDLNEIKNAMKDVEPMIQEFLSQSKVGELNPQSFIENAMQMAKLLPSPKDENHQNAIMDNFTNKLENLLKQNQTTNQSQNSSMLEDSKKLLEELLKQMKKQLEEFNKTQNKKDDGNFDFYA comes from the coding sequence ATGCAAATTGATGCGAGTAAAAATCAAAATTTTGGTATGGATTATACAACAAAAAGTGGAAAACATCTCTCTTTTTCTATGTTTGATAAACAAAATGTGAGTTACAATAAAAACGAAGAAGGACAAAGTCTAAGCCTAAGAAGACAATACGGCTTTAGCTTTACTTATGAAGGCTCTCAACTCACTCAAGAGGATTTGAATGAAATTAAAAATGCAATGAAAGATGTTGAACCTATGATACAAGAATTTTTATCTCAATCTAAAGTCGGAGAGCTTAATCCTCAAAGTTTTATTGAAAATGCAATGCAAATGGCAAAACTCTTGCCTAGTCCAAAAGATGAAAATCATCAAAATGCCATTATGGATAATTTTACAAACAAATTAGAAAATCTTTTAAAACAAAATCAAACAACAAATCAAAGTCAAAACAGCTCTATGCTCGAAGATAGTAAAAAACTCTTAGAAGAGCTCTTAAAACAAATGAAAAAACAGCTTGAAGAATTTAATAAAACCCAAAACAAAAAAGATGATGGAAATTTTGATTTTTATGCCTAA
- the dut gene encoding dUTPase — MQENEILENMLKLQQKLNDETNGLGWENGYTKEGKLISFRRCIYMECAELMDSFTWKHWKNIHTPTNWENVRIEIVDIWHFILSLVLETYHNKHHRDFNFIAMELSSINVFKDFCKEESTPNENDIYGILNDIELIIHKCSGFGLDLCELLSAYFTLSIKCGLNLESLYKIYIGKNVLNAFRQDHGYKEGLYKKKWNGKEDNEVLNEILKNEFSYDAIYQSLKKYYEKVL, encoded by the coding sequence GTGCAAGAAAATGAAATTTTAGAAAATATGCTCAAACTACAACAAAAACTCAACGATGAAACAAACGGCTTAGGTTGGGAAAATGGCTATACAAAAGAAGGTAAGCTCATAAGCTTTAGACGTTGCATTTATATGGAATGTGCTGAACTTATGGATTCTTTTACTTGGAAGCATTGGAAAAACATTCACACTCCTACAAATTGGGAAAATGTCCGCATTGAGATTGTTGATATTTGGCATTTTATTTTAAGTCTTGTGCTTGAAACTTATCATAATAAACATCACAGAGATTTTAATTTTATAGCTATGGAACTTAGCTCAATCAATGTTTTTAAAGATTTTTGCAAAGAGGAAAGCACACCGAATGAAAATGATATTTATGGCATTTTAAACGATATTGAATTGATTATCCATAAATGCAGTGGTTTTGGTCTTGATTTGTGTGAGCTTTTATCTGCTTATTTCACTCTATCCATAAAATGTGGCTTAAATTTAGAAAGTCTCTATAAAATTTATATCGGTAAAAATGTCCTCAATGCCTTCAGACAAGATCATGGCTATAAAGAAGGTCTCTACAAAAAAAAATGGAATGGTAAAGAGGACAATGAAGTCTTAAATGAAATTTTAAAAAATGAGTTCAGCTATGATGCGATTTATCAGAGTTTAAAAAAATATTATGAGAAGGTTTTATGA
- a CDS encoding EI24 domain-containing protein, translating into MEILQLSLRDFFTLKFLKYTLVPFIVSFIFLGIFAFFGFSLLLEYFNTLFGEGNEILAWFYSFAFIHFLIGVLSFLLTSFVFIFASVFLAILITSFLTPYIASQINAKYYHHELKNKVSILKVFLHMLWILIKFIGLFILATLLLFLPFINLFVYYVVIYYLFHNFLILDVSSSILNQDEFKKFCSQSSALEFKFSTLCFYIISSVPFLGILLQVFFVIFLTHLFYQKVLNLNHKVLNDDDTNKP; encoded by the coding sequence ATTGAAATTTTACAACTCTCTCTTAGGGATTTTTTTACCTTAAAATTTTTAAAATATACTCTTGTGCCTTTTATTGTGAGTTTTATTTTTTTAGGAATCTTTGCCTTTTTTGGCTTTTCGCTTTTGCTTGAATACTTCAACACTCTCTTTGGTGAAGGAAATGAAATTTTAGCTTGGTTTTATTCTTTTGCTTTTATCCATTTTTTAATAGGAGTTTTAAGTTTTTTGCTCACTTCTTTTGTGTTTATATTTGCTTCGGTTTTTTTAGCAATCCTTATCACCTCTTTTCTTACACCCTATATCGCTTCACAAATCAATGCAAAATATTATCATCACGAGCTTAAAAACAAGGTTTCAATCTTAAAAGTCTTTCTTCATATGCTTTGGATTTTAATCAAATTCATAGGGCTTTTTATCCTTGCAACCCTTTTGCTTTTTTTGCCTTTTATCAATCTTTTTGTTTATTATGTTGTGATTTATTATCTCTTTCATAATTTTTTGATTTTAGATGTATCAAGCTCAATCCTCAATCAAGACGAATTTAAAAAATTTTGCTCACAATCCTCTGCACTTGAATTTAAATTCAGCACTCTTTGCTTTTATATCATCTCGTCAGTGCCATTTTTAGGGATTTTATTGCAAGTGTTTTTTGTGATTTTTCTCACGCATCTTTTTTATCAAAAAGTTTTGAATTTAAATCACAAGGTTCTAAATGATGATGATACAAATAAGCCCTAA
- a CDS encoding polyprenyl synthetase family protein produces the protein MNVKELFLAHLEKNLPKVQSFHPFFNQALEQMLKAGGKHFRAQLLLKVVESKKPSLLNVALDAALALEFIHTYSLIHDDLPAMDNADFRRSIPTLHKSYDEATAILVGDALNTEAFLLLCRLNLKKSIRLKLIHTLALNAGLRGMIIGQALDCHFENKKLKLKELEFLHTHKTAKLIAASLKMGCEICELSSKESKKIYEIGLKLGLIFQINDDIIDVTMNEKDLGKPTHHDTQKNSFVNLMGLEKALKTKEKLLKECDLEKLDSKLAHNLKNLIQQYL, from the coding sequence GTGAATGTAAAAGAGCTTTTTTTAGCCCATTTAGAAAAAAATCTTCCAAAAGTACAGAGTTTTCATCCTTTTTTTAATCAAGCCTTAGAGCAAATGTTAAAGGCTGGAGGAAAGCATTTTCGTGCTCAATTGCTCTTAAAAGTTGTAGAAAGCAAAAAACCTTCTCTTTTAAACGTTGCTTTGGATGCTGCTTTAGCCCTTGAATTTATCCATACTTATTCTTTAATTCACGATGATTTACCCGCTATGGATAATGCTGATTTTAGACGCTCAATCCCGACTTTACATAAAAGTTATGATGAGGCTACGGCGATTTTAGTTGGAGATGCTCTTAATACTGAAGCTTTTTTATTGCTTTGTCGTTTGAATTTAAAAAAAAGCATAAGACTTAAACTCATTCACACTTTGGCTTTGAATGCTGGACTTAGAGGGATGATTATAGGACAAGCTTTGGATTGTCATTTTGAAAATAAAAAACTTAAGTTAAAAGAGCTTGAGTTTTTACACACTCACAAAACAGCAAAACTCATTGCGGCGAGTTTAAAAATGGGTTGTGAAATTTGCGAACTTTCTTCTAAAGAAAGTAAAAAAATTTATGAAATAGGTTTAAAACTTGGACTCATTTTCCAAATCAATGACGATATTATCGATGTAACAATGAATGAGAAAGATTTAGGAAAGCCCACTCATCATGATACGCAAAAAAATTCTTTTGTGAATTTAATGGGTTTAGAAAAAGCCCTTAAAACAAAAGAAAAACTCTTAAAAGAATGTGATTTAGAAAAACTTGATTCTAAACTTGCTCATAATTTAAAAAATTTAATTCAACAATATTTATAA
- a CDS encoding UDP-N-acetylmuramoyl-L-alanyl-D-glutamate--2,6-diaminopimelate ligase: MILRLKDNFITDNSLECEEGCYFLLTSQNEKFSKQAQDKHARFIDIKECKRLLNIDENIKLIGITGTNGKTTTAAAIYSILLDLGFKCGLCGTRGAFVNEVQIDEKSLTTQPILKTLAYLSHASEEKCDFFVMEVSSHALVQKRIEGLNFTAKIFTNLTQDHLDFHKTFENYKQAKESFFTDESLKFINKDSAMIKFNVRNCFTYGLENPAYYHVKAYALEEGINALVATKEQKYTIDSSLLGLFNLYNLLAASACVNELVKPKLENLEKAITHFGGVCGRVEKVSEGVIVDFAHTPDGIEKVLDALKNKKLIVVFGAGGNRDRTKRPLMGAVVEHFAKRAIITSDNPRDENPKAIIRDILEGFKDKNRALLIENRKEAIKKALELKEKDDLVVILGKGDENYQEIQGVKYDFNDKIIVKEILNQGK; encoded by the coding sequence GTGATTTTAAGGCTTAAGGATAATTTTATCACAGATAATTCTTTAGAATGCGAAGAGGGGTGTTATTTTTTACTCACTTCGCAAAATGAAAAATTTTCTAAACAGGCTCAAGATAAACATGCAAGATTCATTGACATTAAAGAATGCAAAAGGCTTTTAAATATCGATGAAAACATTAAACTCATCGGTATTACAGGCACAAATGGCAAAACAACCACCGCAGCGGCGATTTATTCTATCTTGCTTGATTTAGGCTTTAAATGCGGTTTGTGTGGCACAAGAGGAGCTTTTGTCAATGAGGTGCAAATCGATGAAAAATCGCTTACCACGCAACCTATTTTAAAAACCTTAGCCTATTTATCTCATGCAAGTGAGGAAAAATGTGATTTTTTTGTCATGGAAGTCAGCTCCCATGCTTTGGTGCAAAAGAGGATTGAAGGGCTTAATTTTACAGCCAAAATTTTTACAAATTTAACTCAAGATCATTTAGATTTTCACAAAACTTTTGAAAATTATAAACAAGCTAAAGAAAGTTTTTTCACAGATGAAAGCCTAAAATTTATCAATAAAGACTCTGCTATGATTAAATTTAACGTCCGCAATTGCTTTACCTATGGACTTGAAAATCCCGCTTATTATCATGTCAAAGCCTATGCTTTAGAAGAGGGTATCAATGCACTTGTTGCAACAAAAGAGCAAAAATATACCATCGATTCTTCTTTGTTAGGACTTTTCAATCTTTACAATCTCTTAGCCGCAAGTGCTTGTGTCAATGAGCTTGTAAAACCAAAATTAGAGAATTTAGAAAAGGCTATTACTCATTTTGGTGGTGTTTGCGGTAGGGTTGAGAAAGTGAGCGAAGGTGTGATTGTGGATTTTGCTCACACTCCTGATGGCATAGAAAAAGTTTTAGACGCCCTTAAAAATAAAAAACTCATCGTTGTTTTTGGAGCTGGGGGCAATCGCGATAGAACTAAAAGACCTTTAATGGGTGCAGTTGTGGAGCATTTTGCAAAACGTGCTATCATTACAAGTGATAATCCACGCGATGAAAATCCTAAGGCAATTATAAGGGACATTTTAGAAGGTTTTAAGGATAAAAACAGAGCCCTTTTGATTGAGAACCGAAAAGAGGCAATAAAAAAAGCTTTAGAGCTTAAAGAAAAAGACGATTTAGTAGTGATTTTAGGCAAAGGTGATGAAAATTATCAAGAAATTCAAGGCGTTAAATATGATTTTAATGATAAAATTATTGTGAAAGAAATTTTAAATCAAGGAAAATAA
- a CDS encoding YbaB/EbfC family nucleoid-associated protein — MFENMDFSKMTELLAQVQEKAKSIESELENREFTAKSGAGLVKVSANGKGEIIDVSIDDSLLEDKESLQILLISAINDVLAMVVQNKNSLASDVLGNLGKV, encoded by the coding sequence ATGTTTGAAAATATGGATTTTTCGAAAATGACAGAACTCTTAGCCCAGGTGCAAGAAAAAGCAAAAAGCATAGAATCGGAGTTGGAAAATCGAGAATTTACTGCAAAAAGTGGAGCGGGACTTGTTAAAGTTAGTGCAAATGGTAAGGGTGAGATTATCGATGTGAGTATTGATGATTCTTTGCTTGAAGATAAAGAATCTTTACAAATTTTACTCATTTCAGCCATCAATGATGTTTTAGCAATGGTCGTTCAAAATAAAAACAGCTTAGCGAGTGATGTTTTAGGAAATTTAGGAAAGGTGTGA
- a CDS encoding NifU family protein has product MMPFSDEELVNPVKESLKKTLPILERDGGGLEFLGIKQGVVYVHLVGACKGCAASGTTLKYGLERQLKIDIHPEISIINLDGGAQEFAKL; this is encoded by the coding sequence ATGATGCCTTTTAGTGATGAAGAGCTTGTAAATCCTGTAAAAGAAAGTCTTAAGAAAACTTTACCGATTTTAGAAAGAGATGGGGGAGGGCTTGAATTTTTAGGGATAAAGCAAGGTGTTGTTTATGTGCATTTAGTCGGTGCTTGTAAGGGTTGTGCAGCAAGTGGAACCACGCTTAAATACGGGCTTGAAAGACAACTTAAGATTGATATACATCCGGAAATTTCTATCATTAATTTAGATGGCGGAGCACAAGAATTTGCAAAATTATAA
- a CDS encoding DUF7488 domain-containing protein codes for MRALWIFCVFISLIFGVERPKKEDFIACFERNKASILTYEGMPAFALSENLLAVLKTPNTKLNKYVKYDPYLNLYLVRTDFSLIPTNMINEQNLTRNDWVGILDPVNPQIGHIGYLADNINEKDHLDFNSKIGLLNSPCCNMLGISLDKGDFIGNRYLKHFMKYNDPYWGDIGIDFIQRENKIYVGVVRKNGQFLVNDEVVSVDGEPVRDLRKLNEKILFADRGSTLYFNVLRDNQDLNISTMVFEKDLSHFKLPDNKPKPPPTSFKSNLGMNVNSALLITSIDANSRASIAGFMVGDKILRVNNQIITDFKTLQDILARGNDFNVLIERKSNKLPLNQFNTGTELSNTNDGKFQFFIRLTK; via the coding sequence ATGAGGGCTTTATGGATATTTTGTGTTTTTATTTCTTTGATTTTTGGGGTTGAAAGACCTAAAAAAGAAGATTTTATAGCTTGTTTTGAAAGAAATAAAGCCAGCATTTTAACCTATGAGGGTATGCCAGCCTTTGCTCTAAGTGAAAATTTACTCGCTGTGCTTAAAACACCTAATACCAAGCTGAATAAATATGTCAAGTATGATCCCTATTTGAATTTGTATCTGGTCAGAACAGATTTTAGCTTAATTCCTACAAATATGATTAATGAGCAAAATTTAACGCGAAACGATTGGGTTGGAATTTTAGATCCTGTAAATCCGCAAATAGGGCATATTGGATATTTAGCAGACAATATCAATGAAAAAGACCATCTTGATTTTAATTCAAAAATCGGACTTTTAAATTCTCCATGTTGTAATATGCTAGGAATTTCTTTGGATAAAGGTGATTTTATCGGCAATCGTTATTTAAAGCATTTTATGAAATACAATGATCCTTATTGGGGCGATATTGGTATAGATTTTATACAAAGAGAAAATAAAATTTATGTCGGAGTTGTGCGTAAAAATGGGCAATTTTTAGTCAATGATGAGGTCGTGAGTGTTGATGGTGAGCCTGTAAGGGATTTAAGAAAACTCAATGAAAAAATTTTGTTTGCAGACCGCGGAAGCACTCTTTATTTTAATGTTTTAAGAGATAATCAAGATTTAAATATTTCTACTATGGTTTTTGAAAAAGATTTAAGTCATTTTAAATTACCCGATAATAAACCAAAACCGCCTCCAACAAGCTTTAAAAGCAATTTAGGTATGAATGTCAATTCTGCCTTGCTCATCACTTCAATCGATGCTAATTCTAGGGCAAGTATAGCAGGATTTATGGTGGGAGATAAAATTTTAAGGGTGAATAATCAAATCATTACAGATTTTAAAACCCTGCAAGACATTCTTGCTAGAGGCAATGATTTTAATGTTTTAATCGAAAGAAAAAGCAATAAACTTCCTTTGAATCAATTCAACACAGGCACAGAGCTTTCAAATACCAATGATGGAAAATTTCAATTTTTCATAAGGCTGACAAAGTGA